Proteins encoded by one window of Xyrauchen texanus isolate HMW12.3.18 chromosome 24, RBS_HiC_50CHRs, whole genome shotgun sequence:
- the LOC127618221 gene encoding protein YIPF3-like, whose amino-acid sequence MSASQGSKNPNTEPWGGFDDNIIQGSGSAVIDMENMDDTSGSSFEDMGDMHQRMKEEEEVTAEAAATEDNGEDGDFLGMKGLKGQLGRQVADEVWQAGKRQASKAFNLYANIDILRPYFDVEPIQVRDRLIESLIPVRMINFPQKVAGELYGPMMLVFTLVAILLHGMKTSGTVIREGTLMGTAIGTCFGYWMGVSSFIYFLAYLCNAQITMLQMLSLLGYGLFSHCVVLFITYNVHFHSLFYILWLVIGGISALRMVAVLISRTVGQTPRLILCGTLAALHMLFLLYLHFAYHKMVEGILDTLEGPNIPPMQRVARDVPIVANTVLNATIKSIAAVVQTQ is encoded by the exons ATGTCGGCGTCACAAGGAAGCAAAAACCCGAATACGGAACCATGGGGAGGATTTGATGACAACATTATTCAG GGCAGTGGCTCTGCAGTGATAGACATGGAGAATATGGATGACACCTCTGGATCAAGCTTTGAGGATATGGGTGACATGCATCAGCGtatgaaggaggaggaggaggtgacAGCCGAGGCAGCAGCTACAGAGGACAACGGAGAAGATGGAGACTTCCTCGGCATGAAGGGCTTGAAGGGACAGTTGGGAAGACAGGTCGCCGATGAG GTATGGCAGGCAGGAAAGCGTCAGGCTTCTAAAGCCTTTAACCTTTATGCCAACATTGACATCCTCCGGCCGTACTTTGATGTGGAGCCTATTCAAGTGAGAGACAG GTTGATTGAATCCTTGATCCCAGTCCGAATGATCAACTTTCCACAG AAAGTTGCTGGGGAACTGTATGGTCCAATGATGCTGGTGTTCACTCTGGTGGCCATTCTTCTGCATGGCATGAAGACATCGGGAACTGTCATT AGAGAGGGCACACTGATGGGCACTGCCATTGGAACCTGTTTCGGTTACTGGATGGGAGTGTCCTCTTTTATCTACTTCCTTGCTTACCTGTGCAATGCTCAGATTACCATGCTGCAGATGTTGTCTTTGCTA GGTTATGGTCTCTTTAGCCACTGTGTGGTCCTGTTCATCACCTACAACGTCCACTTTCACTCGCTCTTCTACATTCTCTGGTTGGTGATTGGAGGAATCTCTGCTCTCCGGatg GTGGCTGTACTGATCTCCCGTACTGTTGGTCAGACTCCTCGTCTCATCTTGTGTGGCACGCTGGCTGCTCTGCACATGCTCTTTCTGCTCTACCTGCACTTTGCGTACCATAAGATGGTTGAAG GTATTCTGGATACCTTGGAAGGACCCAACATTCCACCTATGCAGAGAGTGGCCAGAGATGTTCCCATTGTTGCAAATACTGTTCTAAATGCCACCATCAAATCAATAGCTGCAGTTGTACAGACACAGTGA